A single Elaeis guineensis isolate ETL-2024a chromosome 15, EG11, whole genome shotgun sequence DNA region contains:
- the LOC105057917 gene encoding uncharacterized protein, translating to MAARRGKWHPPPAPTPRIIHLPRRSRLSRSAKAALAAAKARPTRLPSVSRRNLGVLLDEERTFAGGGSERRASPGESHGGSGEERWRFQVEILRAECNFLRMEREVVRRKLERNRAQMETILRSAVETLISGSKKIDGSESVVTALKEEIEELEEKLEELQLERSGRRRGKERSCGRNFDRQASVLRRQLEKMADETSVRQVREIAAEEKNDKENSPLQSDRPCRFPDVEMLRRRMEGLSKEMLERMEEYGCLLSANSSFYSHSTTVSRSESKMMRCCSRRRVIEHTEMAVKSQHCHPQQVEEEKGWAVMGSENCCNCKKVVRRIMEEVRSETEQWSEMQGMLEQVRVEMEELQSSRDLWQHRSITSEMNIHSIQTQMLEWKRRARASEHKMTELQKQVSSELQIKLQSTRAELFLPPTSSSQTHSEKWNQDLQRIKDQQQRLLDSHREKEKHVLVCRLKNPHCNFSQRLPLQAIGNNFPTFRP from the exons ATGGCGGCGAGGCGAGGGAAGTGGCATCCGCCGCCGGCACCGACTCCAAGGATCATCCATCTCCCGCGGAGGTCCAGGCTGTCCCGGTCCGCGAAGGCGGCTTTGGCGGCGGCGAAGGCGCGGCCGACGAGGTTGCCGTCGGTGTCCCGCAGGAATCTGGGGGTTCTCTTAGACGAGGAGAGGACGTTCGCCGGCGGAGGTTCGGAGAGGAGAGCCTCGCCCGGCGAGAGCCACGGGGGTTCCGGGGAGGAGAGGTGGAGGTTTCAGGTGGAGATCCTCCGGGCGGAGTGCAATTTTCTCCGGATGGAGAGGGAGGTGGTACGGCGGAAGCTGGAGAGGAATCGGGCTCAAATGGAGACCATCTTGAGATCCGCCGTGGAAACTCTCATTTCG GGGAGTAAGAAGATTGATGGGAGTGAGAGCGTGGTGACGGCGTTGAAGGAGGAGATCGAGGAGCTGGAGGAGAAGCTGGAGGAGTTGCAGCTGGAAAGGAGTGGTAGgaggagagggaaggagaggagctGCGGGCGTAACTTCGACCGGCAAGCTTCGGTGCTCCGGCGGCAGCTCGAGAAGATGGCGGACGAGACCAGCGTCAGGCAAGTCCGAGAGATCGCCGCCGAGGAGAAAAATGATAAGGAAAACTCTCCTCTTCAATCCGATCGTCCTTGCCGGTTTCCCGAT GTGGAGATGCTGAGGAGGAGGATGGAAGGGCTGTCCAAAGAGATGTTGGAGAGGATGGAGGAGTACGGTTGCCTGCTGTCTGCCAACTCCTCTTTCTACTCTCACTCCACCACCGTTAGTCGCAGCGAAAGCAAGATGATGAGGTGTTGCAGCCGCAGAAGAGTGATCGAGCATACGGAAATGGCAGTGAAGTCGCAACACTGCCATCCACAACAG gtggaggaggagaagggatGGGCTGTGATGGGGTCAGAGAACTGCTGCAACTGCAAGAAGGTGGTGAGGAGGATAATGGAGGAGGTGAGGTCAGAGACAGAGCAATGGAGTGAGATGCAAGGCATGTTGGAACAAGTTAGGGTGGAAATGGAGGAGCTCCAGTCATCCAGGGACCTCTGGCAACATCGCTCCATTACTTCTGAAATGAATATCCACTCCATTCAGACTCAA ATGCTGGAGTGGAAACGAAGAGCACGCGCCTCTGAGCACAAGATGACTGAGCTGCAGAAACAGGTTTCTTCTGAGCTCCAAAtcaagctgcaatcaacaagggcTGAGCTTTTTCTCCCCCCCACTTCATCCTCTCAAACACATTCAGAGAAATGGAACCAAGATCTTCAAAGGATCAAAGACCAGCAGCAGAGATTGCTGGACTCTCACAGGGAGAAAGAGAAGCATGTCCTGGTCTGCCGCTTGAAGAATCCACATTGCAATTTTTCCCAACGTTTGCCATTGCAGGCTATTGGAAATAACTTTCCTACGTTCCGGCCATGA